In Lysobacter luteus, a single window of DNA contains:
- the murD gene encoding UDP-N-acetylmuramoyl-L-alanine--D-glutamate ligase, with product MRISQLEGQRVALWGWGREGRAAHRAIRSRLPDLPLTLFCSGTEADDARGLGDTHLQVMTDASAEQLGGFDVVVKSPGISPYGEAASAAMARGTRFIGGTALWFGERAGSDGVVAHTVCVTGTKGKSTTTALLAHLLRAGGHRTALAGNIGLPLLELLDPPQPPDYWAVELSSYQTGDVAAGGGRPEVGVVLNLFPEHLDWHGSQARYIEDKLKLLTEARPRVAVLNAADPQLLALPLPGSEVRWFGREDGWHLRGDDLYRGDTFVMDTLPLPLPGRHNRGNLCAVLAAVEALGLDATALATHAASFRPLPHRLQVLGSRGAVTYVNDSISTTPHASLAALECFGARRIALLVGGHDRGVDWSAFAEAVAHRPPAAIITMGANGPRINELLAPPASRGTFGLAAAGDLADALRQAEVALAGEGVVLLSPGAPSFGPYRDYVERGRHFAALAGFDPDAISAIPGLGVA from the coding sequence GTGCGCATCTCGCAGCTTGAGGGACAGCGCGTCGCGCTATGGGGGTGGGGCCGCGAAGGCCGGGCCGCCCATCGCGCGATCCGCAGCCGTCTGCCCGATCTGCCGCTGACACTGTTCTGCAGCGGTACCGAGGCCGACGACGCCCGTGGCCTGGGCGATACGCACCTCCAGGTCATGACCGACGCGAGCGCCGAGCAGCTCGGCGGATTCGATGTCGTTGTGAAGTCGCCGGGCATCAGCCCGTACGGCGAGGCGGCGAGCGCTGCGATGGCCCGCGGCACGCGCTTCATCGGCGGAACCGCGCTGTGGTTCGGCGAGCGCGCCGGCAGCGACGGCGTGGTCGCCCACACGGTTTGCGTCACCGGTACCAAGGGCAAGAGCACCACGACCGCGTTGCTGGCCCACCTGCTGCGCGCCGGTGGCCACCGCACCGCGCTGGCGGGGAACATCGGCCTGCCGCTGCTAGAGTTGCTGGACCCGCCTCAGCCACCGGACTACTGGGCGGTCGAACTGTCGAGCTACCAGACCGGCGACGTCGCCGCCGGGGGAGGGCGGCCGGAGGTCGGCGTGGTGCTCAACCTGTTCCCGGAGCACCTGGACTGGCACGGCTCGCAGGCGCGCTACATCGAGGACAAGTTGAAACTGCTGACCGAGGCGCGCCCGCGGGTGGCGGTGCTCAATGCGGCCGATCCGCAGTTGTTGGCGCTGCCATTGCCCGGCAGCGAGGTGCGCTGGTTCGGTCGCGAAGACGGTTGGCACCTCCGTGGCGACGACCTGTACCGCGGCGACACCTTCGTCATGGACACATTGCCGCTGCCGCTGCCTGGTCGCCACAACCGCGGCAACCTGTGCGCGGTACTCGCCGCGGTAGAGGCGCTGGGACTGGATGCGACAGCGCTTGCAACCCACGCCGCCAGCTTCCGGCCGCTGCCCCACCGGTTGCAGGTACTCGGAAGCCGGGGTGCGGTGACCTACGTCAACGACTCGATCAGCACCACGCCGCACGCGAGCCTGGCCGCGCTCGAGTGTTTCGGCGCCCGCCGTATCGCGCTGCTGGTCGGGGGGCACGACCGGGGGGTCGACTGGTCCGCTTTCGCGGAGGCTGTCGCGCACCGTCCACCGGCCGCGATCATCACGATGGGCGCCAATGGGCCGCGGATCAACGAGCTGCTCGCGCCACCGGCGTCGCGGGGCACGTTCGGGCTGGCCGCAGCCGGTGATCTCGCTGACGCCTTGCGGCAGGCTGAAGTAGCGTTGGCGGGCGAAGGCGTGGTGCTCCTGTCGCCCGGCGCGCCCAGTTTCGGGCCGTACCGCGACTACGTGGAGCGCGGTCGGCATTTCGCCGCGCTGGCCGGGTTCGACCCCGACGCCATCAGCGCCATTCCAGGTCTCGGCGTGGCGTAA
- a CDS encoding dienelactone hydrolase family protein, translating into MRPLRLACALPLALLATPVFAEMRAEPVEWSIGDTTFSGVLVHDDANAISRPGVVMVPNWMGVTPSAVEKAKQLAGDDYVVLVADVYGKDVRPKDREAAGQVSGALREDRRMLRARVAKAVEVLAAQADEAPVDAERIAALGFCFGGTAVLELARGGSEVDGVVSLHGGLSTPLPAKDDAVRTSILVLNGADDRGVTDEDIAGFEREMDAAGADWQFVNFSDAVHCFAEADANNPPGCVYNERAATRAFEMTHDFLRERFAAE; encoded by the coding sequence ATGCGACCGCTTCGCCTTGCCTGTGCTCTCCCGCTCGCCCTCCTGGCCACGCCCGTGTTTGCGGAAATGCGGGCCGAGCCGGTCGAATGGTCCATCGGCGACACCACCTTCAGTGGCGTCCTGGTCCACGACGACGCCAACGCGATTTCGCGCCCCGGCGTGGTGATGGTGCCCAACTGGATGGGGGTCACGCCGTCGGCCGTCGAGAAGGCCAAGCAGCTGGCTGGCGACGATTACGTTGTCCTCGTCGCCGATGTCTATGGCAAGGACGTGCGGCCGAAGGATCGCGAAGCCGCCGGCCAGGTGTCGGGTGCGCTGAGGGAGGACCGCCGCATGCTGCGTGCCCGCGTGGCCAAGGCGGTCGAGGTGCTTGCGGCGCAGGCGGACGAGGCGCCGGTCGACGCCGAGCGGATCGCTGCGCTGGGATTCTGCTTTGGCGGAACAGCGGTGCTCGAACTCGCCCGCGGCGGGAGCGAGGTCGACGGCGTGGTGAGCCTGCACGGTGGCCTGTCGACCCCGTTGCCGGCCAAGGACGACGCGGTGCGCACATCCATCCTCGTGCTCAATGGTGCCGATGACCGCGGCGTCACCGACGAGGACATTGCCGGCTTCGAGCGGGAGATGGACGCCGCGGGCGCCGATTGGCAGTTCGTCAACTTCAGTGACGCGGTGCACTGCTTTGCCGAGGCGGACGCGAACAACCCGCCGGGCTGCGTATACAACGAACGGGCGGCCACGCGCGCGTTCGAGATGACCCACGACTTCCTGCGCGAGCGGTTCGCGGCAGAGTAG
- a CDS encoding polyprenyl synthetase family protein, giving the protein MHASTTPRSGYSLSDIQSLARADMDAVDGLIRRRLASDVVLINQVAEYIIGAGGKRLRPMLLLLAAGALGHRGPDAHQLAAVVEFIHTSTLLHDDVVDESDLRRGRSTANAVWGNATSVLVGDFLYSRSFQLMVELDSMPVQRLLADTTNRIAEGEVLQLLHVRNPDTDEAAYLRVIERKTAVLFAAATRLGAMLAGADEATAQRLHDYGLNLGYAFQIADDVLDYASDAETLGKNLGDDLAEGKATLPLIHAIRHADPVTAGRLRAAIETGDNAALPAVIEAIHATGGLDYSRRRALDYAQRAGTALDGLADNDYVAALRGLSAYAVSRDH; this is encoded by the coding sequence ATGCACGCCAGCACCACGCCCCGCAGCGGCTACAGCCTGTCCGACATCCAGTCGCTGGCGCGGGCCGACATGGACGCGGTCGACGGACTGATCCGTCGGCGCCTCGCCTCCGACGTGGTGCTGATCAACCAGGTGGCCGAGTACATCATCGGCGCCGGCGGAAAGCGCCTGCGCCCGATGCTCCTGTTGCTTGCCGCGGGCGCGCTGGGACACCGCGGACCCGACGCCCACCAGCTGGCCGCGGTGGTCGAGTTCATCCACACCTCGACCCTGCTGCACGACGACGTGGTCGACGAGTCCGACCTGCGCCGCGGGCGTAGCACTGCCAATGCCGTCTGGGGCAACGCCACCAGCGTGCTGGTGGGCGACTTCCTGTATTCGCGCAGCTTCCAGCTGATGGTCGAGCTCGACAGCATGCCGGTTCAACGGCTGTTGGCCGACACCACCAACCGCATCGCCGAAGGCGAGGTGTTGCAGCTGTTGCACGTGCGCAATCCCGACACGGACGAGGCGGCCTACCTGCGCGTGATCGAGCGCAAGACGGCCGTGCTGTTCGCCGCCGCGACCCGGCTGGGCGCGATGCTGGCGGGTGCCGACGAGGCCACCGCCCAGCGCCTGCACGACTACGGCCTCAACCTCGGCTACGCGTTCCAGATCGCTGACGACGTGCTCGACTACGCCTCCGACGCGGAAACGCTGGGCAAGAACCTCGGCGACGACCTTGCCGAGGGCAAGGCGACGCTGCCGCTGATCCATGCGATCCGCCACGCCGACCCGGTCACCGCCGGGCGGTTGCGCGCGGCGATCGAGACCGGCGACAACGCCGCTCTACCCGCTGTCATCGAAGCGATCCACGCCACCGGCGGGCTCGACTACAGCCGCCGCCGCGCGCTCGACTACGCGCAACGCGCCGGGACCGCACTGGACGGCCTGGCTGACAACGACTACGTGGCCGCCCTGCGCGGGCTGTCCGCCTATGCGGTCAGCCGCGACCACTGA
- the ssb gene encoding single-stranded DNA-binding protein, with the protein MARGVNKVILVGNLGNDPETKYTQGGMAVTTLSLATTSVRKDRDGNTQERTEWHRVKLFGKLGEIAGEYLKKGRQVYIEGSIRYDKFTGQDGVEKYFTDIVADEMQMLGGGGEGGGAGGGGYRGGDRSERPARTAARQEAPRRDAPPAKSNDFGDDFADDDIPF; encoded by the coding sequence ATGGCACGTGGCGTAAACAAGGTGATCCTCGTCGGCAACCTCGGCAACGATCCCGAGACCAAGTACACCCAGGGCGGCATGGCCGTGACCACGCTCAGCCTGGCCACCACCAGCGTGCGCAAGGACCGCGACGGCAATACCCAGGAGCGCACAGAGTGGCACCGGGTCAAGCTGTTCGGCAAGCTCGGCGAGATCGCCGGCGAGTACCTGAAGAAGGGCCGGCAGGTCTACATCGAAGGCTCGATCCGCTACGACAAGTTCACCGGGCAGGACGGCGTCGAGAAATACTTCACCGACATCGTCGCCGACGAGATGCAGATGCTCGGCGGCGGGGGCGAGGGTGGCGGCGCCGGCGGTGGCGGCTACCGCGGCGGTGATCGCAGCGAGCGCCCGGCACGCACGGCGGCCCGGCAGGAAGCGCCGCGGCGCGACGCGCCGCCGGCCAAGTCGAATGACTTCGGCGACGACTTCGCGGATGACGATATTCCGTTCTGA
- the rfbB gene encoding dTDP-glucose 4,6-dehydratase, translating into MPTWLVTGGAGFIGGNFVLDAVNRGIKVVNLDALTYAGNLDTLASLADNPRHVFVEGDIGDAGLVKRLLDEHRPEAVINFAAESHVDRSIDGPGAFVQTNVVGTLSLLETTRDYWKALDATARDAFRFLHVSTDEVYGTLGDTGRFTETTPYAPNSPYSASKAASDHLVRAFHHTYGLPVLTTNCSNNYGPYQFPEKLIPLVIAKALAGEPLPVYGDGLNVRDWLYVGDHCDAIRTVLERGRVGETYNVGGDAERTNITVVRTICALLDARRPLADGRARESLITYVKDRPGHDRRYAIDADKLKGELGWAPTVTFDEGMARTVDWYLDNAPWVQRVLDGSYRLERIGQA; encoded by the coding sequence GTGCCTACATGGCTTGTGACCGGCGGAGCCGGGTTTATCGGTGGGAATTTTGTCCTGGACGCGGTCAATCGCGGCATCAAGGTAGTTAATCTCGATGCCTTGACCTACGCGGGCAACCTAGACACGCTCGCCTCGCTGGCGGACAACCCGCGCCACGTCTTCGTCGAAGGCGACATCGGCGATGCGGGCCTGGTCAAGCGCCTGCTGGATGAGCATCGGCCCGAAGCGGTCATCAACTTCGCTGCCGAGAGCCACGTCGACCGTTCGATCGATGGCCCCGGGGCGTTCGTCCAGACGAACGTGGTCGGCACGTTGAGCCTGCTCGAAACGACCCGCGACTACTGGAAGGCGCTCGACGCAACGGCGCGCGATGCATTCCGGTTCCTCCACGTTTCCACCGACGAGGTCTACGGGACGCTCGGCGATACCGGCCGGTTCACCGAGACCACGCCCTACGCGCCCAACTCCCCGTATTCGGCATCCAAGGCGGCCTCCGACCACCTGGTCCGGGCGTTCCACCACACCTACGGGTTGCCGGTACTCACCACCAACTGCTCCAACAACTACGGCCCCTACCAGTTCCCGGAGAAGCTCATCCCGCTGGTCATCGCCAAGGCGTTGGCCGGCGAGCCGCTGCCGGTCTATGGCGACGGGTTGAACGTCCGGGACTGGTTGTACGTGGGCGACCATTGCGACGCGATCCGCACGGTGCTCGAGCGCGGCCGGGTGGGCGAGACCTACAACGTCGGTGGTGACGCCGAGCGCACCAACATTACCGTCGTCCGCACCATCTGCGCATTGCTCGACGCACGGCGTCCGCTGGCCGACGGCCGCGCCCGTGAATCGCTGATCACCTACGTCAAGGACCGACCCGGCCACGATCGCCGCTATGCGATCGACGCGGACAAGCTCAAGGGCGAGCTGGGCTGGGCGCCGACCGTGACCTTCGACGAAGGCATGGCCCGCACGGTCGACTGGTACCTCGACAACGCGCCCTGGGTGCAACGGGTGCTGGATGGCAGCTACCGCCTCGAGCGTATCGGCCAGGCCTGA
- the rfbA gene encoding glucose-1-phosphate thymidylyltransferase RfbA — translation MNRKGIILAGGSGTRLYPITQAISKQLLPIYDKPMIYYPLSVLMLAGIREVLIINTPHEQALFQNLLGDGSQWGMKIEYAVQPSPDGLAQAFLIGREFLDGQPSCLVLGDNIFHGPGLTAMLTRAGQRETGATVFGYWVNDPERYGVAEFDGDGRVVGLEEKPPKPRSNYAVTGLYFYDGRASEFASSIKPSHRGELEITDLNKCYLDEGSLHLERLGRGYAWLDTGTHQSLLEASNYIETIEARQGLRVCCPEEIAHGNGWIDDDRLRELAQPLVKNGYGKYLLDLIDRGYVP, via the coding sequence ATGAATCGCAAGGGCATCATCCTGGCCGGCGGCTCCGGCACCCGGCTGTATCCGATCACGCAGGCGATCAGCAAGCAGCTGCTGCCGATCTACGACAAGCCGATGATCTACTACCCGCTCAGCGTGCTGATGCTGGCGGGGATCCGCGAAGTGCTGATCATCAACACCCCGCACGAGCAGGCGCTGTTCCAGAACCTGCTGGGCGACGGTTCGCAGTGGGGCATGAAGATCGAGTACGCCGTGCAGCCGAGCCCCGACGGGCTTGCGCAGGCGTTCCTGATCGGCCGCGAGTTCCTGGACGGGCAGCCCAGCTGCCTTGTGCTGGGCGACAACATCTTCCATGGCCCGGGGCTGACCGCCATGCTTACTCGCGCCGGCCAGCGTGAAACCGGCGCCACCGTGTTCGGTTACTGGGTGAACGACCCGGAGCGTTACGGCGTAGCCGAATTCGACGGAGACGGCCGGGTGGTGGGGTTGGAAGAGAAGCCTCCGAAGCCGCGGTCCAACTACGCGGTGACCGGGCTGTACTTCTACGATGGCCGTGCCAGCGAGTTCGCGTCGAGCATCAAGCCGTCGCACCGCGGCGAGCTGGAAATCACCGACCTCAACAAGTGCTACCTCGATGAAGGTTCGCTGCACCTGGAGCGCCTGGGACGCGGTTATGCGTGGCTCGACACCGGCACCCACCAGTCGCTGCTCGAGGCGTCCAACTACATCGAGACGATCGAGGCCCGCCAGGGCCTGCGCGTGTGCTGCCCGGAAGAAATCGCCCACGGCAACGGCTGGATCGACGACGACCGCCTGCGCGAGCTGGCGCAACCTCTGGTGAAGAATGGCTACGGCAAGTACCTCCTCGACCTGATCGATCGCGGGTATGTGCCATGA
- the rfbC gene encoding dTDP-4-dehydrorhamnose 3,5-epimerase produces the protein MKVIETDLPGCLVIEPRVFGDDRGFFFESFNHDRLREHGLQPAFVQGNVSSSVRGVLRGLHYQWPNPQGKYVSVVEGEVWDVAVDIRRGSPTFGRWTAVVLSAENKRHFWIPEGFAHGFVTLSERAVFTYLCTATYDAAADANIRWDDPRLAIDWPVTDPQLSGKDAAAPLLDDVALDRLPVFST, from the coding sequence ATGAAGGTGATCGAGACGGACCTGCCGGGTTGCCTGGTGATCGAACCGCGCGTGTTCGGGGACGACCGCGGTTTCTTCTTCGAATCCTTCAATCACGACCGCCTGCGCGAACATGGGCTGCAACCGGCGTTCGTGCAGGGCAACGTGTCCTCATCGGTGCGCGGCGTGCTGCGCGGACTGCACTACCAGTGGCCCAATCCGCAGGGCAAGTACGTGTCGGTGGTTGAAGGCGAGGTGTGGGACGTGGCTGTCGACATCCGGCGCGGTTCGCCCACCTTCGGTCGCTGGACCGCCGTGGTCCTGAGCGCTGAGAACAAGCGGCACTTCTGGATCCCGGAAGGCTTCGCCCATGGCTTCGTGACACTGAGCGAGCGTGCCGTGTTCACCTACCTGTGCACGGCCACCTACGACGCCGCCGCCGACGCCAACATCCGTTGGGACGATCCGCGGCTGGCCATCGACTGGCCGGTCACCGACCCGCAGCTGTCCGGCAAGGATGCCGCCGCACCGCTGCTGGACGACGTCGCGTTGGATCGCCTGCCCGTCTTCAGTACCTGA
- the rfbD gene encoding dTDP-4-dehydrorhamnose reductase → MKILLLGGNGQVGHECRRSLATLGEVVITTRSGNLPDGTDCESLDLARLDTIAPLVERVAPDVVVNATAYTAVDRAEDDVDTAFLINRDAPARLAEVCAARGSRLVHFSTDYVFDGAGTRPWREDDAPAPLGVYGQSKLAGEQAIQASAAHHLILRTAWVYGLHGANFLLTMLRLAEEREELSVVADQVGSPTPAWLIADVTATILRQGMAASGVCHLVSAGQTSWHGFAEAIFDEAHDLGLLARKPRVTPIPTSGFPTRATRPAYSVLDTGRLEREFGIELPAWRQALRTTLQQRA, encoded by the coding sequence ATGAAGATCCTGCTCCTCGGTGGCAACGGCCAGGTCGGCCATGAATGCCGGCGCAGCTTGGCGACGCTGGGCGAGGTGGTTATCACCACGCGCAGCGGAAACCTGCCCGACGGCACTGATTGCGAATCGCTTGACCTCGCCCGGCTCGACACCATCGCGCCGCTGGTCGAGCGGGTAGCCCCGGACGTCGTCGTCAATGCGACCGCCTACACCGCGGTGGATCGCGCCGAGGACGATGTCGACACGGCGTTCCTGATCAACCGCGACGCTCCGGCGCGCCTCGCCGAGGTGTGTGCGGCGCGCGGATCCCGCCTGGTGCATTTCTCGACCGACTATGTATTCGACGGCGCTGGCACGCGCCCCTGGCGTGAGGACGACGCCCCGGCACCGCTGGGCGTCTACGGCCAGAGCAAGCTCGCCGGGGAACAGGCGATCCAGGCCTCCGCCGCGCACCATTTGATCCTCCGCACGGCTTGGGTATACGGCCTGCACGGTGCCAATTTCCTGCTGACCATGCTGCGCCTGGCCGAGGAGCGGGAGGAGCTCAGCGTCGTGGCCGATCAGGTCGGTTCACCGACACCGGCGTGGCTGATCGCCGACGTGACCGCGACCATCCTTCGCCAGGGCATGGCGGCTTCCGGGGTCTGCCACCTCGTGAGTGCGGGACAGACCAGTTGGCACGGGTTCGCCGAAGCCATCTTCGACGAAGCGCACGACCTTGGCCTGCTTGCTCGAAAGCCCCGGGTAACGCCGATCCCGACCTCCGGCTTTCCGACGCGGGCGACGCGCCCTGCCTACTCGGTGCTGGACACGGGCCGTCTGGAACGCGAGTTCGGCATCGAGCTTCCGGCGTGGCGACAAGCCCTGCGCACTACACTGCAGCAGCGCGCCTGA
- a CDS encoding alpha/beta hydrolase family protein: MKHLFWGVVLGAVLAVPAAHAVQVESYVKDDKFDQIKISPTGEYFAATVPLDDGRKTALVIMRRSDNAVTATFMQGTNTHVAGFQWVNDERVLISLAEKFGALEQPGSTGELYGINADGSQADILVGQRVHGGGPGTRIQPKKVERIAAFLVDDLPADDRHVIISVSPFHADAFTDAERMDVYSGRRFKVASAPVRNASFVTDNRGVVRFAVGSGTDNRLRLYYRDGEGAPWELLNDQSTTGIAQWPVGFAADDRTAYLRTEKPDGPDAIVAYDIGTGSQREVLRDDSVDPTAMIYRNGTSVPVGAFFMDGRFRTEFFDDQAQEARLYRSLEAAFADQAVEITSRTADGRIALVQVWSDRNPGDFYLFDTVEKKAEHLLSRAEWLDPEQLAAKRPVQITARDGLVLHGYVSVPAGSSGKDLPTVVMPHGGPFDVRDTWAFDGDVQMLADAGYAVLQLNFRGSGGYGRAFTSAGARQWGQAMQDDLTDATHWLVEQGIASADRICIYGASYGAYAALMGAAREPDLYRCAAGYVGVYDLPTMHTHGDIQERGSGENYLREWLGERDSLAAFSPNRMADRIKIPVFLAAGGEDERAPVQHTRMMERSLIQAGLPVESLYYDNEGHGFYRPEHKREYYTRLLAFLARHLGGEPATDATDGAVASD; this comes from the coding sequence ATGAAGCATTTGTTCTGGGGAGTGGTGTTGGGCGCGGTGCTGGCAGTGCCGGCCGCGCATGCAGTGCAGGTCGAGTCGTACGTCAAGGACGACAAGTTCGACCAGATCAAGATTTCGCCAACCGGCGAGTACTTCGCGGCGACCGTGCCGCTGGACGACGGCCGCAAGACCGCGCTGGTCATCATGCGCCGCAGCGACAACGCCGTAACCGCCACCTTCATGCAGGGCACCAATACCCATGTGGCGGGTTTCCAATGGGTCAACGACGAGCGTGTGCTGATCAGCCTGGCCGAGAAGTTCGGCGCGCTAGAGCAACCCGGCTCGACTGGCGAGCTCTACGGCATCAATGCCGACGGAAGCCAAGCCGACATCCTGGTGGGCCAGCGGGTCCACGGCGGCGGGCCGGGCACGCGCATCCAGCCCAAGAAGGTGGAGCGGATCGCGGCATTCCTCGTCGACGACCTGCCGGCGGACGATCGCCACGTGATCATCTCGGTCAGCCCGTTCCACGCGGATGCGTTCACCGACGCCGAACGCATGGATGTCTACTCGGGCCGGCGCTTCAAGGTGGCGTCCGCACCCGTACGCAATGCTTCGTTCGTGACGGACAACCGCGGCGTGGTGCGGTTTGCGGTCGGCTCCGGCACCGACAACCGCCTGCGGCTCTACTACCGCGATGGCGAGGGCGCGCCCTGGGAGCTGCTCAATGACCAGTCGACCACCGGCATTGCGCAGTGGCCCGTGGGGTTCGCTGCCGATGACCGCACCGCCTACCTCAGGACAGAGAAGCCCGACGGGCCGGATGCGATAGTCGCCTATGACATAGGCACCGGCAGCCAGCGCGAAGTCCTGCGCGACGACAGTGTCGATCCGACCGCCATGATCTACCGCAACGGGACCTCGGTGCCGGTCGGCGCCTTCTTCATGGACGGACGGTTCCGTACCGAGTTCTTCGACGACCAGGCACAAGAGGCCCGCCTCTATCGCAGCCTTGAGGCGGCCTTTGCGGATCAGGCGGTGGAGATCACCTCGCGCACTGCGGACGGCCGGATTGCCCTGGTCCAGGTCTGGAGCGACCGTAACCCTGGCGACTTCTATCTCTTCGATACCGTGGAGAAGAAGGCCGAGCATCTCCTGAGCCGGGCGGAGTGGCTCGACCCCGAACAACTGGCCGCGAAGCGACCGGTGCAGATCACCGCCCGCGACGGCTTGGTGCTGCACGGTTATGTGAGCGTCCCGGCCGGTTCGAGCGGGAAGGATCTGCCCACCGTCGTGATGCCGCACGGCGGCCCGTTCGATGTCCGCGACACGTGGGCGTTTGACGGCGACGTCCAGATGCTGGCCGATGCCGGCTACGCGGTGCTCCAGCTGAACTTCCGGGGATCGGGTGGCTATGGAAGGGCATTCACCTCGGCGGGCGCGCGCCAATGGGGCCAGGCCATGCAGGACGACCTGACGGACGCCACCCACTGGCTGGTCGAGCAGGGCATCGCTTCCGCCGACCGGATCTGCATCTACGGCGCGAGCTACGGTGCTTATGCGGCGCTGATGGGCGCGGCCCGCGAGCCGGACCTGTACCGGTGCGCCGCCGGTTATGTGGGCGTCTACGACCTGCCGACCATGCATACCCACGGCGACATCCAGGAGCGGGGCTCCGGGGAAAACTACCTGCGTGAGTGGCTGGGGGAGCGCGATTCACTCGCCGCCTTCTCGCCCAATCGGATGGCCGACCGGATCAAGATCCCGGTGTTCCTGGCGGCCGGTGGCGAGGACGAGCGCGCGCCGGTCCAGCACACCCGGATGATGGAACGTTCGCTCATCCAGGCGGGCCTGCCGGTGGAGAGCCTGTACTACGACAACGAGGGGCACGGGTTCTACCGTCCCGAGCACAAGCGCGAGTACTACACCCGCCTGCTCGCATTCCTCGCCCGGCACCTGGGAGGCGAACCCGCCACTGACGCAACGGATGGGGCCGTGGCGTCCGACTAG